Part of the Bacteroidales bacterium genome is shown below.
TTGATATTTTAGATACCAATTCAGGAATAGTCGTATCTTTCTTAATCACAGATATTTTCATCTGAACAAAAACCTTACTAAGGTCTACGCCTTTTTCTCCAGAAGAATAATAAATTGGAAGCTGTAGTCTGACCTCCATTTACAATCTGAAGATTCTCGATTTTGCTTATAAATGGAATTCCATCCTCCCCATTTTACTTCAACATAGCTGCAGTTGTTGAGATTCCATTATTATAGGCCAGAAACAGGTCAGTGTATTTTTAATGGTTTCCCTAATTCCTCCATTAACTTTAGCTTTAAATTGCAGAAATGTTCTCACATTCTTTTCTAATAGACCTTGCTTGTATCTACCATAACATATCAGCAAGAATAGAAGCAGGCAATATCGCAATATAATCAACAACATTATTACTAACATCCTCCATTTGAAGACATCTCAACTGATATCTATATTCATTTTCGAAATCAATTTCCAATTTTTCTGTTTCCCTGATCTGATAAGATATTGTTGAAAAATTCTTTCAATATCCCATAATTCATAATCCCAAAAATAACCATCATCCTCGTAATCTTTTGGTACAATGTTTCCGCAGAACAAATCCCGTTGGTCAAAACAAAAAATTCGAGCATTCTTTATTATATTTTTTGAATCATTAATAATCCCAATAAGTTCATCGATTGAATCATTTGAATCTTGAATTTTACCTTCAAAATCCCCATTTCTTATTAAAGAGATTGTGTTTTTAGCTTTTTCAAACGCAGAAATT
Proteins encoded:
- a CDS encoding AIPR family protein, with protein sequence MEVRLQLPIYYSSGEKGVDLSKVFVQMKISVIKKDTTIPELVSKISRYANSQTAVKKSDFSSNLKISYIY